Within the Oceanimonas doudoroffii genome, the region CCAGCTTTCAAATGTCAGCAGGCCTTCTTTCACGGCCCTACCGGTGACCCCGTAGTCACTGACTGCCCGGAACATCTCCGGGAAGAGGCTGACGACCCCTATCCACATGATTCTCTCCGTGCAGGGCTACCGGGATTAAAAATCCGGATCCCACTCTACTTCAATGATCCTGTCCTGAATGTTCACGGACTTGATCACCTGTTGCTCCAGAAACGGAATCAACCGTTCCCGTTGACCAAATGCATCGTTGGCATTGGCTTTGACCACCAGCACGTCGTTGGAGCCGGTTTCCATCAGCTGAGACACCACACCGAAGTCGTAACCCCGAGTGTTGCTCACACGACAACCGACCAGATCGCGCCAGTAAAATTCATCCGCCGGCAGCGAGGGCAGAGCCTCGGCGCTGACTGCGATGTCGGCACCGGTCAGTGCCTGGGCCTGTTCGCGCTGGTCGATATCGGCCAGTTTGCAAATCAGGCTCTTGTTGTGGCGCTTCCATCCAGAAACCTGAATTTCACGCCAGCCTTTGCCATCTCTTACCAGCCAGGGCTGATAATCGAAAATGCCATCGGGCTGTTCGGTAAAGGAGTTGACTTTCAACCAGCCCTTGATGCCGTAAACGGCGCCCAGGCGGCCTACTATGACAGGTTCACTCACCTTACACTCCTCGCCCGGCCGGCTCAGGCAGCGGCTTTGGAAGCGTCTTTGACCAGTTTGGCCACGCGCTCGGAAAGGCTTGCACCCTGGGCTACCCAGTGGTTGATGCGCTCCAGGTCCAGACGCAGTTTTTCTGCCTGACCAGCGGCGATCGGGTTGAAGAAGCCTACTTTCTCGATGAAACGACCATCGCGAGCGTAGCGGCTGTCAGCAACTACTACTTGGTAGAACGGACGCTTTTTCGCGCCACCACGTTGTAAACGAATGGTTACCATACCGTCCTCTATTCACTTGAAACAAACAAGGTTCGCGAACAATGCGAACCCCGGCTTAAAATAAGCCGCGCAATTGTACTCCGATCAGGTGAGAATGCAACCAAAAGGGGTGCGCGACCCGTGTTTGCCACCGGCCAGGCCGGCGACAAATTCGTGGTGGCTCAGAACGGGCCGCGACGGCCGCCGCCGCCCATGCCGCCCATGCCGCCCGGCCCCATCATGCCCTGCATCTGGCTCATCATCTTGCGCATGCCGCCCTTGCCGGACATTTTCTTCATCATTTTCTGCATCTGGGTGAACTGCTTGAGCAGCTTGTTCACTTCCTGCACCTCGGTGCCGGAGCCCAGGGCGATACGGCGCTTGCGACTGCCCTTGATCAACTCGGGATGGCGACGCTCCTTGGGCGTCATAGAATTGATGATGGCTTCCATGCGCACGGTGAGCTTGTCGTTGACCTGATCCTTGACGTTGTCGGGCAGCTGATTCATGCCCGGCAGCTTGTCCATCAGGCTCATCATACCGCCCATGCTGCGCATCTGCACCAGCTGGTCACGGAAGTCTTCCAGATCAAAGCCCTTGCCCTTCTTGAGCTTCTGGGCCATCTCGGCGGCCTTGTCCTTGTCCACCGAGCGTTCCATCTGATCGATCAGCGACAACACGTCGCCCATACCCAGAATGCGTGAGGCCACCCGGTCCGGGTGGAAAGGCTCGAGGGCATCGACCTTTTCGCCCATACCGATGAACTTGATTGGCTTGCCGGTAATATGACGCACCGACAGGGCGGCACCGCCCCGGGCGTCACCGTCGGCCTTGGTAAGAATGACGCCGGTAAGCGGCAGCGCCTCGCTGAAGGCCTTGGCGGTGTTGGCGGCGTCCTGACCGGTCATGGCGTCGACCACGAACAGGGTTTCCACCGGATCGACGGCGGCGTGCAGCTGCTGGATCTCGGCCATCATGTCTTCGTCGACATGCAGGCGGCCGGCGGTATCCACCAGCACCACGTCAAAGAATTTCTTGCGGGCGTGCTCCACCGCGTTGCGGCCAATATCCACCGGCTTCTGGCTGACATCACTGGGGAAGCATTCCACCTCCAGATCCGCCGCCAGGGTCTCGAGCTGCTTGATCGCCGCCGGGCGGTAGACGTCGGCACTGACCACCAGCACCTTTTTCTTGTGGCGCTCCTTCAGGTATTTGGCCAGCTTGCCCACCGAGGTGGTTTTACCGGCACCCTGCAGGCCCGCCATCAGCACCACCGCCGGCGGACTCACCGCCAGATCGAGGGCCTCGTTGGCCTCGCCCATCACCGCCACCAGCTCGGCGTTGACGATCTTGATAAAGGCCTGGCCCGGGCTCAGGGACTTGGAGACCTCCTGGCCCACCGCCCGCTCCTTGACCCGGTTGACGAACTCGCGCACCACCGGCAGGGCCACGTCGGCCTCGAGCAGGGCCATGCGCACTTCGCGCAGGGTTTCCTTGATGTTGTCTTCGGTCAGGCGTCCGCGACCACTGATGTTCTTCAGCGTGCGCGACAGTCTTTCGGTGAGATTCTCAAACATGAACTGCGTCCGCAAATGGCGAAAATTGCGACCAGTATAACCAAGTTGCGCGCCGAACTTAAGCGAACCCCGCTAGCGATGGGCGAGTCCTTGAGGGTATACTGCCCTTTCCTTTTATATTTCCGATAAATGGCTGACATTCATTATGGAATTGCTTGCTGTTCTGGCGATGGCATTTTACCTGTTGGCGGCCTTTGCCTGTGTGCACAACCTGTTTAACCCGCACAATCATGGCCGCCGTTATGGCCTGCTGGCCGCGGTGTTCGCCCTGTTGTTGCACGGCACCTGGCTGGTCGATACCGTCATTCTGGTGCCGGGCCAGAACCTGAGCATGCTGAATGTGGCCTCACTGGTCAGCCTGATCATTGCCGGCCTGATGTCGCTACTGGTGACCCGCTTCAACGTCTGGCTGCTGATGCCGGTGGTCTACGGCTTTGCCTTTCTGTTGCTGGTGGCCGATACCCTGCTGCCGGGTCATTACAGCATGTATCTGGAAACCCGTCCGGAAGTGGTGGTGCATATCGGCCTGGGGTTGATGTCCTACTCGCTGCTGGTGATCGCCTGCCTGCTGGCCATTTTGCTCGGCTTTCTCGATCACCGACTGAAAAAACACAAGCTCACCAACCTGCCCGCCATGCCGCCGCTGATGACCCTGGAACGCCACCTGTTCCGGCTGATCTTTGCCGGCGTGGTATTGCTGACCCTGTCCATCTCCAGCGGCCTGTTCTTTCTGCAGGAAATGTTTGGTCCGGGTAAGGTACACAAGGCGGTACTCACCATTATTGCCTGGTGTGTGTACGTGGGGCTGCTGTGGGGCCACCACCGTCTGGGCTGGCGTGGCCGCAAGGTGATCTGGACCAGTGTGGCCGGCAGCCTGCTGCTGACCCTGGCCTATTTCGGCAGTCGCTTCGTGCGGGAAGTCCTGCTCGGTTCTTGACAGGCTTTCGGCAAACTCGTAGAAATTGATCAGGTTTTTTACACAGGACGGTCTGTTTGGACGACATATCGACGGGTGCGCTTACCGGCATCCTGATTGCATTGCTGTTTGTTTCCGCCTTTTTCTCCAGCTCCGAAACCGGCATGATGTCGCTCAACCGTTACCGGTTGCGGCACCTGGTACAAAGCCGTCACAAGGCCGCCACCCGGGTGGAGCGGCTGCTGTCGCGCCCGGATCGCCTGATTGGCCTTATCCTTATCGGCAACAACCTGGTCAACATTCTGGCCTCGGCCATCGCCACCCTGCTGGCCATTCGGCTGTTTGGTGACTATGGCGTGGCCGTGGCCACCATAGGCCTGACCCTGGCGGTGCTGATCTTTTCGGAAGTCACCCCCAAGACCCTGGCCGCGCTCTATCCGGAAAAGGTTGCCTTTCCCGCCTCCATTATTCTGCGGCCGCTGATGGTGCTGCTCTATCCGGCGGTGTGGGCCATCAACGCCATTTCCAACGGCCTGCTGGCGTTGTTCCGTATCAATCCTCAGGGCGGGGAAGACACCGCCATCAGCTCGGAAGAATTGCGCACCATCGTCAACGAGGCCGGCGCCCTGATCCCCAGGCGCCACCAGGACATGCTGGTGTCGATCCTGGACCTGGAAAAGGTGACGGTGGACGACATCATGGTTCCGCGCAACGAAATCTACGGCATCGACATCACCCAGGACTGGAAGAGCATCAACCGCCGCCTGTTGCAGAGCCCGCATACCAAGGTGCTGCTGTACCGGGACAACATCGACGACGCCCTGGGCTTTATTCACGCCCGGGACGCCCTGCGCCTGCTGGGCCGGGAAGAGCTGAGTAAGCCCAGCCTGATGCGGGCGGCGCGGGAGGTGTATTTCATTCCCGAGGCCACCCCCCTGAACGTGCAGCTGCTCAAGTTTCAGCGCAACAAGGAACGCATCGGTCTTATCGTCGACGAATACGGCGATATTCAGGGCCTAATCACCCTGGATGACATTCTGGAAGAGATTGTGGGTGACTTCACCACCACCATCAGCCCTACCCTGAGCGACGAGATCAAGCCCCAGGACGATGGCTCCTACCTGATTGAAGGCTCGGCCAGCATTCGGGATCTGAACAAGGAGCTGAACTGGAATCTCCCCACCGACGGCCCCCGTTCCCTTAACGGCCTGATACTGGAATACCTGGAAGACATTCCCGAGGCCAATATCGGCCTAAGGGTGGCGGGCTATCCGATTGAAATTCTGGAAGTGGAAAATAACGTGATCAAGCAGGTACGGGTGCAACCGAGTTACTACCAGCCCTGAGCCTGCGGCTCAGGCGGCCGGCTCACCGGGCCGGCGGTCCGCTTCCAGTGTACTGAAGATCACCATCAGCTCCTTGCGGTTATCGACCAGATCCGCCAGGGTGTAGCCTTCCATCACCTGCAAAAAGGCTTCCATGGCCTCGGCCAGGGCATCGCGCAGCCGGCAGGCCGGCACCAGCGGGCAGGCCGGACTGCCACAGTCAATGCCCCTGAGATTGTGCTCCAGCAGCCGAATGACCTTGCCCGCATTGATGTCCCTGGGCGCGCGCGCCAGCCGAATGCCGCCGTTTTTGCCCCGCAACGCCTCCACATACCCTTCCCGGGCCAGCTGATTGATCACCTTGACCATATGGTTGCGGGACACATCATAGAGCGCCGATACCCTGGCCACGCTGGTGAGTTCTCCCCTTGGCAGGGTAGCCAGGTACATCAGGGCCCGCAGGCCAAAATCGGTATAGGTGGTCAGCTTCATGGTCGAGTCCGAATTCAGGGGGCGAATATATATACATGATACACATTCATGGACCGGCTGACATTAAATGTCATGACGCCCGGCTCAGTACAGCAACTGGGCCTCCAGCTCCCGCACTCGGGCCGGCGGCATGCGTTTGGCGAGCCCCGCACTCAGTTGCTCGGCCCGACGGTATTTGCCCTGATCGTCGGTCACGATTTGTTTCAGCCAGAGGTAGGCCTGAGGATAATCTAGCGGGCTGCCGGCCCCCTCCAGCAGCCAGGCAGCCCAGATGAACTGGGCCTTTTCAAAGCCCAGGCTGGCGGCTTCCTGCATCAGGGGCGCTGCCCGTCCCCGGTTTTGTTGTACCAGGGTGCCTTCATAATAGTAACGGCCCAGTTGCTCCAACGCCGCCGGCAGGCCCTGACGAGCCGCCGCCCACATCATGTCGATGCCCCGGCGCGGCTCCGAGGGCACACACACTCCCCAGGCCAGCATGTCGCCCCACAGAAACTGGTAGGACGGCAGCCGTAACACCTCGGCCCTGGCCTCAATGTCCTGTACCAGCTGGCAGTCGTCCTGATCCCGCACCCGCTGCAGATGGCGATTGTGGTTGATCAGGGTGATCAGCTCGCTTTCCTCGTACAGGGGCACGGCCTGAAGCGCGTGCAGCTCGGTGGCAGCGGCCGCAGGTACGGCTTCCTCGGCAGTGACCGACAGGCAGCCACACAACAGCAACAGGGGCAAATATTTCATGGCACCTCCTCTCTCTGGCGGTTATCGGCCGGCAGTGCCAAAGATTGAGCGAAATCAGGCCTCGCCGCGCTTAACCCGGTTCCAGTAGCCGTCCAACTCCTCCAGGGAGCAATCTCGGCTGCTCCTGCCATCGGCGGCAAGCAGCTGCTCCACGCCACGAAAGCGGCGCTCGAACTTGTCGTTGGCACGGCGCAACACACTTTCAGGCTCCTGCTTGAGGTGGCGTACCAGGTTGACGGTGGCAAACAGCAGATCCCCCAGCTCGTCGGCGATGCGATCCGCATCGTGCTCGGGCCGGTTCACTTCCTCCATCACCTCGTCCAGCTCTTCCCGAATCTTGTCTACCACCGGTGGCAGCTCGCGCCAGTCAAAGCCCACGGCGGCGCAGCGCTTTTGCATTTTGTGGGCCCGGGTTAGCGCCGGCAGCGCCAGGGGAATGTCGTCGAGGGCACTGGTGGCCGAGGCATCTCGTTCCTTGCGCTCTGCGGCCTTGGTGGCTTCCCAGTTGGCCTTGATGGCGGCCTCGTCGTCAAAACGGGCCTGACCAAACACATGGGGATGGCGGCTGACCAGCTTCTCGCTGACCGCCTGCACCACATCGGCAAAATTGAAGCGGGCCTGCTCTTCCCCCAGACGGGCGTAAAACACCACCTGAAACAGCAGGTCACCGAGCTCGCCGGGCAGCTCCTCCCAGGCCTGGCGGGCAATGGTGTCGGCCACCTCATAGGCTTCTTCCAGGGTGTGCGGCACTATGCTGGCGAAGTCTTGCTTCAGATCCCAGGGGCAGCCACTTTCCGGATCCCTGAGCGCCGCCATTATGGTCAGCAGATCGGCCAGCGAATATTGATGTTGTTCCATGCGTTTCCCTTAAAAATGTGCGCCGGTGCCGGCTGGGTGAAGCCGGCCCCTACAGTCGCCGGGCTTCCAGAATATCCGGCAACTGGCTGATTCGGGCCAGGGTGCGGCTCAGGGTATCGATATTGTAGACTTCCAGCTCCATGTCGATGGTGGCGGTCTGCTGCCGGCGGTTGGAGCGACTGTTGACTCCCATCACATTGATTTTTTCATTGGCCAGTATGGTGGTGATGTCGCGCAGCAGGCCGGAACGATCATTGGCCACCACTCGCATGGTCAGCTGGTAACCGCCGCCGTTGTCTTCGCCCCACACCGCTTCCACCATGCGCTCCGGGTGCTGGGCGGCCAGCTCCTTGAGCTGGTCGCAGTCGGCCCTGTGTATCGAAATGCCCCGCCCCTGGGTAATAAAGCCGATGATCTCGTCCCCGGGAATGGGCTGGCAACAACGGGCGGTATTGGTGAGCAGGTTGCCCACCCCCTGCACCACAATGTGGCCCCGCGGCTTGTTGTCCTGGGGCTTTTTCGCCGCCTTTTGTTCCAGCTCCCGCAGCACCTGCTCGTCCTGCTCGGCGCTGGTGGGCTTGTTGTGCTGGCTTTGCAGGTGGTTGAGCAACTGGTTGATGCGCAGGTCGCCGCCCCCCAGGCCCGCCAGCAGATCGTCCAGGCTGGTGACATTGAAGCGCTCCAGCGCCTTTTTGTCGACCTGGGAGAAGGTCAGCCCCAGCCGTTCCAGCTCCTTGTCGAGCAGCTCGCGACCGGCATGAATGTTCTTGTCCCTGTCCTGCTTCTTGAACCAGGTCGCCACCTTGGAGCGGGCCCGGCTGGTGCGCAGAAAACCCTGGCTGGGGTTCATCCAGTCACGG harbors:
- the rimM gene encoding ribosome maturation factor RimM (Essential for efficient processing of 16S rRNA) — encoded protein: MSEPVIVGRLGAVYGIKGWLKVNSFTEQPDGIFDYQPWLVRDGKGWREIQVSGWKRHNKSLICKLADIDQREQAQALTGADIAVSAEALPSLPADEFYWRDLVGCRVSNTRGYDFGVVSQLMETGSNDVLVVKANANDAFGQRERLIPFLEQQVIKSVNIQDRIIEVEWDPDF
- the rpsP gene encoding 30S ribosomal protein S16; protein product: MVTIRLQRGGAKKRPFYQVVVADSRYARDGRFIEKVGFFNPIAAGQAEKLRLDLERINHWVAQGASLSERVAKLVKDASKAAA
- the ffh gene encoding signal recognition particle protein, translating into MFENLTERLSRTLKNISGRGRLTEDNIKETLREVRMALLEADVALPVVREFVNRVKERAVGQEVSKSLSPGQAFIKIVNAELVAVMGEANEALDLAVSPPAVVLMAGLQGAGKTTSVGKLAKYLKERHKKKVLVVSADVYRPAAIKQLETLAADLEVECFPSDVSQKPVDIGRNAVEHARKKFFDVVLVDTAGRLHVDEDMMAEIQQLHAAVDPVETLFVVDAMTGQDAANTAKAFSEALPLTGVILTKADGDARGGAALSVRHITGKPIKFIGMGEKVDALEPFHPDRVASRILGMGDVLSLIDQMERSVDKDKAAEMAQKLKKGKGFDLEDFRDQLVQMRSMGGMMSLMDKLPGMNQLPDNVKDQVNDKLTVRMEAIINSMTPKERRHPELIKGSRKRRIALGSGTEVQEVNKLLKQFTQMQKMMKKMSGKGGMRKMMSQMQGMMGPGGMGGMGGGGRRGPF
- a CDS encoding cytochrome C assembly family protein, with amino-acid sequence MELLAVLAMAFYLLAAFACVHNLFNPHNHGRRYGLLAAVFALLLHGTWLVDTVILVPGQNLSMLNVASLVSLIIAGLMSLLVTRFNVWLLMPVVYGFAFLLLVADTLLPGHYSMYLETRPEVVVHIGLGLMSYSLLVIACLLAILLGFLDHRLKKHKLTNLPAMPPLMTLERHLFRLIFAGVVLLTLSISSGLFFLQEMFGPGKVHKAVLTIIAWCVYVGLLWGHHRLGWRGRKVIWTSVAGSLLLTLAYFGSRFVREVLLGS
- a CDS encoding HlyC/CorC family transporter, which codes for MDDISTGALTGILIALLFVSAFFSSSETGMMSLNRYRLRHLVQSRHKAATRVERLLSRPDRLIGLILIGNNLVNILASAIATLLAIRLFGDYGVAVATIGLTLAVLIFSEVTPKTLAALYPEKVAFPASIILRPLMVLLYPAVWAINAISNGLLALFRINPQGGEDTAISSEELRTIVNEAGALIPRRHQDMLVSILDLEKVTVDDIMVPRNEIYGIDITQDWKSINRRLLQSPHTKVLLYRDNIDDALGFIHARDALRLLGREELSKPSLMRAAREVYFIPEATPLNVQLLKFQRNKERIGLIVDEYGDIQGLITLDDILEEIVGDFTTTISPTLSDEIKPQDDGSYLIEGSASIRDLNKELNWNLPTDGPRSLNGLILEYLEDIPEANIGLRVAGYPIEILEVENNVIKQVRVQPSYYQP
- a CDS encoding Rrf2 family transcriptional regulator, with the protein product MKLTTYTDFGLRALMYLATLPRGELTSVARVSALYDVSRNHMVKVINQLAREGYVEALRGKNGGIRLARAPRDINAGKVIRLLEHNLRGIDCGSPACPLVPACRLRDALAEAMEAFLQVMEGYTLADLVDNRKELMVIFSTLEADRRPGEPAA
- a CDS encoding tetratricopeptide repeat protein, whose product is MKYLPLLLLCGCLSVTAEEAVPAAAATELHALQAVPLYEESELITLINHNRHLQRVRDQDDCQLVQDIEARAEVLRLPSYQFLWGDMLAWGVCVPSEPRRGIDMMWAAARQGLPAALEQLGRYYYEGTLVQQNRGRAAPLMQEAASLGFEKAQFIWAAWLLEGAGSPLDYPQAYLWLKQIVTDDQGKYRRAEQLSAGLAKRMPPARVRELEAQLLY
- the mazG gene encoding nucleoside triphosphate pyrophosphohydrolase; this encodes MEQHQYSLADLLTIMAALRDPESGCPWDLKQDFASIVPHTLEEAYEVADTIARQAWEELPGELGDLLFQVVFYARLGEEQARFNFADVVQAVSEKLVSRHPHVFGQARFDDEAAIKANWEATKAAERKERDASATSALDDIPLALPALTRAHKMQKRCAAVGFDWRELPPVVDKIREELDEVMEEVNRPEHDADRIADELGDLLFATVNLVRHLKQEPESVLRRANDKFERRFRGVEQLLAADGRSSRDCSLEELDGYWNRVKRGEA